In Telopea speciosissima isolate NSW1024214 ecotype Mountain lineage chromosome 10, Tspe_v1, whole genome shotgun sequence, the DNA window AATCAACATTTTCGGATACAACGATATTTGAAtgaattaaaaacaaataattaatttaatttaaatcccaaaaatatatatatatgaaaaaaagaaagggtctAGTAACATGGGTGGTTGAGCATGACAGCAAAAGGTGGGGACCCACTAAATAAGAGTGACAGCTGTATGGCACCAGACGGACAGACACCCTGTCAACAACGGGCagcctctctgtctctctctcttctcttttctctgaCCTGTAGAGAAAAGCGGAGAGCATGTCGTTAAACGGTCATTTCGGGCAGCTTGCCCGAAAAATCATCTACCCTTTTCCCAATATAAGCTTCACTACCCTCACCCATTCTCATCACACCTTAAACCTTTTCTCTTGCTCTCTGCAATTCCTCTCTTCAGCGCTTCAAGAGGAATCGTAGAGAGTGTCTCCCACTCTCTAACAcccaagaagaagagacagaaaTGGAGGTATTGAAGATGAGACTCTTCACCGCTGTAGTCCTCATGGTCTTGGCCGTCTCGGCGGTTCAGAATGTAGCAGCAGCTGAAGCTCCGGCACCGGCTCCTGCTTCTGACGCTGCCGTCTTCGTTCCTACCGTATTTGCTTCTCTAGCTGCTCTCGCCTTCGGATTATTCTTctaatctctctttctcagagGAATAGAGGATGATGGATCTAGTGACGTAGATAGAAAgactttctctgtctctctctcgcttcAGATCTCGGTCACTTTCTACTACGCTCCAGATATATCTACTCCGAGACTGAGAATTGGGATTGAGGCTCTGAGTCTTTTGACCTattcttctttcatttgttttgttttcatttttaattattatgtaCTTGATTGTTATATAATGTATTAAAATTGTTGAAGAATGATTTGTTTGGTTGTGATCCAAGATTGTAATTTGAGCTTTTTTTTTACCTATGTTCTATATCTCTCGATTTTTCTCTTGTTCGAATGAGacgagaagggagaagaaggtggTTTAGGGCAAGAAAGCGAAGAACAGAgtggaaggaaagggaagaagaggtgTGATTgacagattttttttcttcctgtttggaattttgattgatgtCATCGTTGTCTAGCAACAATAatatttgttttccttttctctaaATTTTTAGATTTCGTTATTtcaatgcttttgatttgttcCTGAGCGCGAAGTGGCTGGCCCCAGTAACTTTGGCGGTTTACTCTTTTTTAGATTTCGTTATTTGAATGCTTCTGATTTGTTCCTGATTCCTGAAGATGTGTGGTTGCAGTAAGCAAAGTTGGTGGCCCCAGTAACATGCCTGCTTTACTCCTTACTAAACACATGGCCTGATCACGGCTAACACATATCCTCTACCAAGtcagtttaaagtttaaaccaaTTATAACATGGTATGAACATACTTTGGCTGTGAATGAAAGAATGCCACGTGTACTTTCGGGTTCTCTTCTCAAATGGAtgtaattggattttttttttgcatgagAGGTGATTGGAATTGTACCTAGGAAACCATAAATTTCATACAAAATAAAGATACAGTGAGCTATAATGTAACCCTAAATTTTCCATATAGGTATATCATGCCATGACTTTTAATTTTAAAGGAGGGTTGCGCAAGCTTTCCTTGAATTAGCGGTTGTGCCCAATGAAGAGAGTGGGATGGGAAAGGATGGAGGGGGTCATTTCCATAGGGCAGAGAGGACTCAAACTAGGCACAATGCTGGTGTGTCTAACCTTTACCCTAGTTTTAAATAGTAAATACAGTTCTTCGATCTATGGATTTTAATGCATTTATATTCATAATTGTGGGAATTCGGTTGAAGTTTTTTACGGGTAATGGTGGACATGGAATGAAAATATCTATTTTTCCCTTGTTGGAATAAGAGAAGAAACGGGTTCAAGCATGGTTTTAATGCACGGTATTGGAACGGGTATTGGTAATCCACAAAACTGATACGATGTCGCTATGGTATCGGTCTGGATCAGTTATATGGACAAAATTATTActgaattttctttaaaaaatgaattttatgATCATTTTTAAGCAAAATCTGTACGTATCATTCGCTAC includes these proteins:
- the LOC122641923 gene encoding arabinogalactan protein 13-like, giving the protein MEVLKMRLFTAVVLMVLAVSAVQNVAAAEAPAPAPASDAAVFVPTVFASLAALAFGLFF